The following are from one region of the Methyloversatilis discipulorum genome:
- the recJ gene encoding single-stranded-DNA-specific exonuclease RecJ, giving the protein MTLILNRPIPARSSALLEQQGIHPLLARLYAARGVQDRSQIDYSLKALLPPDALTGTAEAAQMLADAIEADARLLIVADYDCDGATACALGIRALRAMGANVNYLVPNRFEYGYGLTPEIVDLAAHAEPDIIITVDNGIASVEGVARANELGVSVLVTDHHLPGDELPLADVIVNPNQPGCAFPSKAIAGCGVMFYVMLALRAELRRRGAFAGREEPNLGNLLDLVALGTVADVVKLDHNNRVLVTQGMQRIRGGKLTPGLRALFAAAGREPERATSFDLGFAIGPRLNAAGRLSDMSLGIECLITDDFARALSLAQQLDAMNRERREIEQGMQEEAEAQLAGIDIGESTSLALFHPDWHQGVIGIVASRVKERAHRPTIAFARGNEGEIKGSGRSIPGLHLRDALDLVSKREPGLLIRFGGHAMAAGLTVHEHDFERFRDAFEQAVADMVEPSALTRTIETDGALEASLMNLHAATLMEAETWGQGFPPPVFADRFEVRNQRLLKDKHLKLSLAKDGNVFDAIWFNRAEPLPERVTAAYRLDINEYQGVRRVQLMVEHAEPA; this is encoded by the coding sequence GTGACCCTCATCCTGAACCGCCCCATCCCGGCGCGCAGTTCCGCGCTGCTCGAACAGCAGGGCATCCATCCGCTGCTGGCCCGGCTGTATGCCGCGCGCGGTGTGCAGGACCGCAGCCAGATCGACTATTCACTGAAGGCGCTGCTGCCGCCGGACGCGCTGACCGGCACCGCAGAAGCGGCGCAGATGCTGGCCGACGCGATCGAGGCCGACGCGCGCCTGCTCATCGTCGCCGACTACGACTGCGACGGCGCCACCGCCTGCGCCCTCGGCATCCGTGCGCTGCGGGCGATGGGCGCCAACGTGAACTACCTGGTGCCCAACCGCTTCGAGTACGGCTACGGGCTGACGCCGGAAATCGTCGATCTCGCGGCGCACGCCGAGCCGGACATCATCATCACCGTGGACAACGGCATCGCCAGCGTCGAAGGCGTGGCGCGCGCCAACGAACTGGGCGTATCGGTGCTGGTGACCGACCATCACCTGCCGGGCGACGAACTGCCGCTGGCCGACGTGATCGTCAACCCGAACCAGCCGGGCTGCGCCTTCCCGAGCAAGGCGATCGCCGGCTGCGGCGTCATGTTCTACGTGATGCTGGCGCTGCGCGCGGAGCTGCGCCGCCGCGGCGCCTTCGCCGGCCGCGAGGAGCCCAACCTCGGCAACCTGCTCGACCTGGTCGCGCTCGGCACCGTGGCCGATGTGGTCAAGCTCGACCACAACAACCGCGTACTGGTGACCCAGGGCATGCAGCGCATCCGCGGCGGCAAGCTCACGCCGGGCCTGCGCGCGCTGTTCGCCGCGGCCGGCCGCGAGCCGGAGCGGGCCACCTCCTTCGATCTCGGCTTCGCCATTGGCCCGCGTCTGAACGCGGCCGGCCGGCTGTCCGACATGTCGCTGGGCATCGAATGCCTGATCACCGACGATTTCGCGCGCGCGCTGTCACTGGCGCAGCAGCTGGACGCGATGAACCGCGAGCGGCGCGAGATCGAACAGGGCATGCAGGAAGAGGCGGAAGCCCAGCTGGCCGGCATCGACATCGGCGAGTCGACATCGCTGGCGCTGTTCCACCCGGACTGGCACCAGGGCGTGATCGGCATCGTCGCCTCGCGCGTCAAGGAACGCGCGCACCGGCCGACCATCGCCTTTGCGCGCGGCAACGAGGGCGAGATCAAGGGCTCCGGCCGCTCGATACCGGGACTGCACCTGCGCGACGCGCTCGATCTGGTGTCCAAGCGCGAACCCGGCCTGCTCATCCGCTTCGGAGGCCACGCGATGGCGGCCGGCCTGACCGTGCACGAGCACGATTTCGAGCGCTTCCGTGACGCCTTCGAACAGGCGGTCGCCGACATGGTGGAACCTTCGGCGCTGACCCGCACCATAGAAACCGACGGCGCGCTCGAAGCTTCGCTGATGAACCTGCACGCGGCCACCCTGATGGAAGCCGAAACCTGGGGCCAGGGCTTTCCGCCGCCTGTTTTCGCCGACCGTTTCGAAGTGCGCAACCAGCGTCTGCTGAAGGACAAGCACCTGAAACTGTCGCTGGCAAAGGACGGTAACGTGTTCGATGCAATATGGTTCAACCGCGCCGAACCACTGCCCGAACGGGTGACCGCCGCCTACCGGCTGGACATCAACGAGTACCAGGGCGTGCGCCGTGTGCAGCTGATGGTGGAACACGCCGAACCGGCCTGA
- a CDS encoding M48 family metalloprotease, which translates to MSHDRFFRREMSRRDFLWLSGIAGAAVTLPQLSGCATDPITGQQVLVGLSEQDEIGIDRKHSPQQFSSDYGAVQDAELNRYVNDLELSLAKHTHRPDVPYSARVVNANYINAYTFPGGSMACTRGIMLDMDSEDELAALLGHETGHVNARHSAKQAGRTMMAQVGATAVNVAVAMSDYRGAAPLANIATQVGASALLAGYSRADERQADALGMEYMTRAGYNPDGMVNLMDMLRSQHKEKPSLLQTMFSSHPMSDERYATAEREALDTYGSLRNKKLSRERYMDHTAGLRKLAPAIKSQQEGESLMAKKSLDDAETRFAQSLKVAPDDYCGNVLMGKCLLAQKQYADADRHFARAAEVYPGEGQAMYQRGVSRLALGRAPEALAAFNAYDRVLPGNPTTLFLKGVAYETMQDKRAASQHYAAYIRSGSKDAQAKFAYQRLQAWGVVK; encoded by the coding sequence ATGTCTCACGACCGCTTTTTCCGCCGCGAAATGAGCCGCCGCGACTTCCTGTGGCTGTCCGGCATCGCCGGCGCCGCAGTGACGCTGCCGCAGCTGTCCGGCTGTGCCACCGACCCGATCACCGGCCAGCAGGTGCTGGTCGGCCTGTCGGAGCAGGACGAGATCGGCATCGACCGCAAGCACTCGCCGCAGCAGTTCTCGTCCGACTACGGCGCGGTGCAGGACGCCGAACTGAACCGCTACGTGAACGACCTCGAACTGTCGCTGGCGAAGCACACGCACCGGCCCGACGTGCCCTACAGCGCGCGCGTCGTGAACGCCAACTACATCAACGCCTACACCTTTCCTGGCGGCAGCATGGCGTGCACGCGCGGCATCATGCTGGACATGGACAGCGAGGACGAGCTGGCCGCGCTGCTCGGCCACGAGACCGGGCACGTGAACGCGCGCCACAGCGCCAAGCAGGCCGGGCGCACGATGATGGCGCAGGTCGGCGCCACGGCGGTCAATGTGGCGGTGGCGATGTCCGACTATCGCGGTGCCGCGCCGCTCGCCAACATCGCCACCCAGGTTGGCGCCAGCGCGCTGCTGGCCGGCTACTCGCGCGCCGACGAACGGCAGGCCGACGCGCTCGGCATGGAATACATGACGCGCGCCGGCTACAACCCGGACGGCATGGTGAATCTGATGGACATGCTGCGCAGCCAGCACAAGGAAAAACCCAGCCTGCTGCAGACCATGTTCTCATCGCACCCGATGTCGGACGAGCGCTACGCCACCGCCGAGCGCGAGGCGCTGGACACCTACGGCAGCCTGCGCAACAAGAAGCTGTCGCGCGAGCGCTACATGGACCACACGGCAGGCCTGCGCAAGCTCGCGCCGGCGATCAAGTCGCAGCAGGAAGGCGAGTCGCTGATGGCGAAGAAGTCGCTGGACGACGCCGAGACGCGCTTCGCGCAGTCGCTCAAGGTCGCGCCGGACGACTATTGCGGCAACGTGCTGATGGGCAAGTGCCTGCTGGCGCAGAAGCAGTACGCCGACGCCGACCGCCACTTCGCGCGCGCCGCCGAGGTGTATCCGGGCGAAGGTCAGGCCATGTACCAGCGCGGCGTGTCCAGGCTGGCACTGGGCCGGGCCCCTGAGGCGCTGGCCGCCTTCAACGCCTACGATCGCGTGCTGCCGGGCAACCCGACCACGCTTTTCCTTAAAGGCGTGGCCTACGAAACGATGCAGGACAAGCGCGCCGCCAGCCAGCACTACGCCGCCTACATCCGCAGCGGCAGCAAGGACGCACAGGCCAAGTTCGCCTACCAGCGGCTGCAGGCCTGGGGCGTCGTCAAGTAG